In Halorussus sp. MSC15.2, a genomic segment contains:
- the hemC gene encoding hydroxymethylbilane synthase yields MSKHGTEIRLATRGSDLALRQAAEVKAALEDRRFDVELVEVETTGDEIRDELIHRLGKTGAFVRSLDEKVLSGELDGAIHSMKDMPTDSPEELVVAAIPERASANDVLITPDGTELDELPEGATVGTSSLRRKAQLLNYRDDLNVEPLRGNVDTRAEKLLAPALQREHEERTQAEKEKQSDKAMAQKGHKKEYEGEFDRTVEEWFNDLAEVERRALEREVETEYDAIVLAQAGLERSGLAHHLDYVELPSSQFVPAPGQGALALTALDSELAGDVNTVLDHPRTRVETTVERTILAELGGGCVAPIGVHGLIQGENVHVDVQVFSQDGTEVIEASRDVPVENHVSAAKEFAADLAEQGADDLIEAAKADDEERESKRGESVHQEDE; encoded by the coding sequence ATGAGCAAACACGGGACCGAGATACGCCTCGCCACGCGGGGGTCGGACCTCGCGCTCCGGCAGGCGGCCGAGGTGAAGGCCGCGCTGGAGGACCGGCGATTCGACGTGGAACTGGTGGAGGTCGAGACGACGGGCGACGAGATTCGGGACGAACTCATCCACCGCCTCGGCAAGACCGGGGCGTTCGTCCGGAGTCTGGACGAGAAGGTGCTGTCGGGGGAACTCGACGGCGCGATTCACTCGATGAAGGACATGCCGACCGACAGCCCCGAGGAACTGGTGGTCGCCGCCATCCCCGAACGCGCCAGCGCGAACGACGTGCTGATAACCCCGGACGGGACGGAACTGGACGAGCTCCCCGAGGGCGCGACTGTCGGCACCTCCAGCCTCCGACGGAAGGCCCAGTTGCTGAACTACCGCGACGACCTGAACGTCGAACCCCTCCGCGGGAACGTGGACACCCGCGCCGAGAAACTGCTCGCGCCCGCACTCCAGCGCGAACACGAGGAGCGAACGCAGGCCGAGAAGGAGAAGCAGTCGGACAAGGCGATGGCCCAGAAGGGCCACAAGAAGGAGTACGAGGGCGAGTTCGACCGGACCGTCGAAGAGTGGTTCAACGACCTCGCCGAGGTCGAGCGCCGGGCGTTAGAGCGGGAGGTCGAGACCGAGTACGACGCCATCGTCCTCGCGCAGGCCGGACTCGAACGGAGCGGTCTGGCCCACCACCTCGACTACGTCGAGTTGCCCAGCAGTCAGTTCGTCCCCGCACCCGGACAGGGTGCGCTCGCGCTGACCGCGCTCGACAGCGAACTCGCGGGCGACGTGAACACCGTCCTCGACCACCCCAGAACGCGGGTCGAGACCACCGTCGAGCGAACCATCCTCGCCGAGTTGGGCGGCGGATGCGTCGCGCCCATCGGTGTTCACGGCCTGATTCAGGGCGAGAACGTCCACGTGGACGTACAGGTGTTCTCGCAGGATGGCACGGAGGTCATCGAGGCCAGTCGGGACGTACCGGTCGAGAACCACGTCTCGGCCGCCAAGGAGTTCGCGGCCGACCTCGCCGAGCAGGGTGCCGACGACCTCATCGAGGCCGCGAAGGCCGACGACGAGGAACGAGAGAGCAAGCGGGGTGAGTCCGTCCATCAGGAGGACGAGTGA
- a CDS encoding RNA 2'-phosphotransferase, which yields MTDPIRRCPDHGFVTAPASGDPDCPECGADVERVLPGERRRRLSKFVSGALRHFPDEAGLELDDSGWADYAALEDAVVSKYEWADPQLLAAVVATDPKGRFEREGGRIRAAYGHSVDVTLGASENDAENEIPDRLYHGTDPDNLDSIHAEGLHSMNRQEVHLSGTPAEAREVGRRHTSSPVVLEIDASEMVADGHRISKRGAETYTADEVPPEYLDVREQEERD from the coding sequence GTGACGGACCCGATACGCCGCTGTCCGGACCACGGTTTCGTGACCGCACCTGCCAGCGGTGACCCGGACTGTCCGGAGTGCGGCGCGGACGTCGAGCGAGTGCTCCCGGGCGAGCGCAGACGCCGCCTCTCGAAGTTCGTCAGCGGCGCGCTCCGCCACTTCCCCGACGAGGCCGGTCTCGAACTGGACGACAGCGGGTGGGCCGACTACGCCGCCCTCGAAGACGCGGTGGTTAGCAAGTACGAGTGGGCCGACCCGCAACTCCTCGCCGCGGTGGTCGCCACCGACCCCAAGGGCCGATTCGAGCGCGAAGGGGGTCGGATTCGCGCGGCGTACGGTCACTCGGTGGACGTGACGCTGGGAGCGAGTGAAAACGACGCCGAGAACGAGATTCCCGACCGACTCTACCACGGTACCGACCCGGACAATCTGGACTCGATTCACGCGGAGGGGTTACACTCCATGAACCGGCAGGAGGTTCACCTTTCGGGGACGCCCGCCGAGGCCCGTGAGGTGGGACGTCGGCACACCTCGAGTCCGGTCGTCCTCGAAATCGACGCGTCCGAGATGGTCGCGGACGGCCACCGAATCTCGAAGCGCGGCGCGGAGACGTACACCGCCGACGAGGTACCGCCGGAGTATTTGGACGTTCGAGAGCAGGAGGAGAGGGACTGA
- a CDS encoding uroporphyrinogen-III synthase translates to MSRDVRVAVFRPDDERLAEAEQLLDSLGAETVADPMLEVRPTGETPRDGAYVVLTSKTGVELAAEAGWDPDGATVCAIGESTAEALRDAGYDVDVVPEEFSSAGLVEALEDEVEGERVEVARSDHGSDVLTDGLADAGADVNETTLYQLVRPEGSGESAALAAAGDLDAAVFTSSLTVGHFLEAAEERDVREKAIAGLNDAVVGAIGDPTREMAESEGIEVDVVPEVADFEALACEVVETAAPTYHE, encoded by the coding sequence ATGAGTCGAGACGTGCGAGTCGCCGTCTTCCGACCCGACGACGAACGACTCGCCGAGGCCGAGCAACTGCTGGACTCGCTCGGTGCCGAGACCGTCGCCGACCCGATGCTGGAAGTCCGACCGACGGGCGAGACGCCGCGAGACGGGGCGTACGTCGTCCTGACGAGCAAGACCGGCGTGGAGTTGGCCGCGGAGGCCGGGTGGGACCCCGACGGCGCGACGGTCTGCGCCATCGGCGAGAGTACGGCCGAGGCGCTCCGCGACGCGGGATACGACGTGGACGTCGTGCCCGAGGAGTTCTCCTCGGCCGGACTGGTCGAAGCCCTCGAAGACGAGGTCGAGGGCGAACGCGTCGAAGTCGCCCGGAGCGACCACGGGAGCGACGTGCTGACGGACGGCCTCGCCGACGCGGGGGCCGACGTAAACGAAACTACGCTATATCAATTGGTGCGTCCCGAGGGGTCCGGCGAGTCGGCCGCCCTCGCGGCGGCGGGGGACCTCGACGCCGCCGTCTTCACCTCGTCGCTGACGGTGGGCCACTTCTTGGAGGCGGCCGAGGAGCGCGACGTCCGGGAGAAGGCAATCGCGGGTCTGAACGACGCCGTGGTCGGCGCTATCGGCGACCCGACCCGCGAGATGGCCGAGTCCGAGGGCATCGAGGTGGACGTGGTGCCCGAAGTCGCGGACTTCGAGGCGTTGGCCTGCGAGGTCGTGGAGACGGCCGCGCCGACGTATCACGAGTGA
- a CDS encoding DUF5783 family protein, producing the protein MSDFDPEKFEDKYVHYFNELQKAYKNAFNRLNERYDSELIHAIDQQILNESEPFYEGDGEFRVELPENPTERVQAIVVDDEKLEEMLDIYVEEIETELRRVFGFESESEA; encoded by the coding sequence ATGAGCGACTTCGACCCCGAGAAGTTCGAGGACAAGTACGTCCACTACTTCAACGAACTCCAGAAGGCGTACAAGAACGCGTTCAACCGACTCAACGAACGGTACGACTCCGAACTCATTCACGCCATCGACCAGCAGATTCTGAACGAGTCCGAACCCTTCTACGAGGGTGACGGCGAGTTCCGCGTCGAACTCCCGGAGAACCCGACCGAGCGCGTGCAGGCCATCGTAGTGGACGACGAGAAACTCGAAGAGATGCTCGATATCTACGTCGAAGAAATCGAGACGGAACTTCGTCGCGTGTTCGGTTTCGAGTCCGAGAGCGAGGCGTAG
- a CDS encoding AAA domain-containing protein: protein MTLLFEYAVRQFDPGDARHVRPDDEGLARPGGPDADAPSADDSLPIEELVSVLPNRARFLAHSDRDDWLCVPLHEPDSAALTDEYVVYEDHPVRGDVFVSLDADGDPEPLSADDFADTPLARRVRFWLPGFEPDDLPDYADHPLSREPPERSEDPDDYFDRLAAFVDAERESERERNRETASHRTPGQRAADGDSAISDIGGFSRTDENRVRFHVLAENTHGDVTDRFRIFEGNDVLLHSNDPSAAPDRLPVEATVDRIADFTIDLVLRADDADAPDAAVDALESADSLGLSLLLNDLPTGREADAVEAARSDPGLRDLLTGNRDATFACETGRRARPADPDLNERQELAATRACYADDAFCIHGPPGTGKTRTLVEVVRRAVETGERVLACADSNQAVDNLLVGASAEGHPDEGSLHYYAAVEDEFDLARHRADHSDEAFVRDNYGRHGGGDPATADVVATTNNSAAELDADFDLVVVDEATQSTVPSTLVPAVEGDRLVLAGDHRQLPPFDARTTPDEDRHHSLFEHLYAEDGGERTSGSRDSSDRQSSGVYGHRLGTMLTTQYRMHETIARFPADRFYDGALRNGRDVTPIDGLPAVVRADVSGSERTDDSHSYANPAEAEEVVSIVERLLDAGVRPENVGVVTPYEGQVHEIRGRLDREVEVDTIDSFQGGEREAIVVSFVRSNDRGDVGFLGRDPDGPRRLNVALTRAERFLALVGDWETLRESDGEDGSGTDGSESSGLYRALYDYLDAEAETDLPE from the coding sequence GTGACTCTCTTGTTCGAGTACGCCGTCCGCCAGTTCGACCCCGGCGACGCCCGTCACGTGCGCCCCGACGACGAGGGCCTCGCACGCCCCGGCGGACCGGACGCCGACGCGCCGAGTGCCGACGACTCGCTCCCTATCGAGGAACTCGTCTCCGTCCTCCCGAACCGCGCCCGATTCCTCGCCCATTCCGACCGCGACGACTGGCTCTGCGTCCCCCTCCACGAACCGGACTCGGCCGCGCTCACCGACGAGTACGTGGTCTACGAGGACCACCCGGTCCGGGGCGACGTGTTCGTCTCCCTCGACGCGGACGGCGACCCCGAACCCCTCTCGGCCGACGACTTCGCGGACACACCGCTGGCCCGCCGGGTCCGGTTCTGGCTCCCCGGCTTCGAACCCGACGACCTCCCCGACTACGCCGACCACCCGCTGAGCCGCGAACCGCCGGAGCGCTCCGAGGACCCCGACGACTACTTCGACCGCCTCGCGGCGTTCGTCGATGCGGAGCGCGAGAGCGAACGTGAGCGAAACCGCGAGACGGCGAGCCACCGCACGCCCGGCCAGCGGGCCGCCGACGGCGACTCCGCGATTTCCGACATCGGCGGCTTCTCCCGCACCGACGAGAACCGCGTCCGGTTCCACGTCCTCGCCGAGAACACCCACGGCGACGTGACCGACCGCTTTCGCATCTTCGAGGGAAACGACGTTCTCCTCCACAGCAACGACCCCAGCGCCGCGCCGGACCGCCTCCCGGTCGAGGCGACGGTGGACCGAATCGCCGACTTCACTATCGACCTCGTGCTCCGCGCCGACGACGCGGACGCCCCCGACGCCGCGGTAGACGCCCTCGAATCCGCCGACTCGCTCGGTCTCTCGCTCCTGCTCAACGACCTGCCGACGGGCCGGGAGGCCGACGCGGTCGAGGCCGCCCGGTCGGACCCCGGTCTCCGCGACCTGCTCACCGGCAACCGGGACGCCACGTTCGCCTGCGAGACCGGTCGCCGGGCGCGCCCGGCCGACCCAGACCTGAACGAGCGACAGGAACTCGCCGCGACCCGGGCGTGCTACGCCGACGACGCCTTCTGCATCCACGGCCCGCCGGGGACCGGCAAGACCCGGACGCTGGTCGAGGTCGTCCGCCGGGCGGTCGAGACCGGCGAGCGCGTCCTCGCGTGCGCCGACTCGAATCAGGCCGTGGACAACCTGCTCGTCGGGGCCAGCGCCGAGGGCCACCCCGACGAGGGGTCGCTCCACTACTACGCCGCGGTCGAGGACGAGTTCGACCTCGCCCGCCACCGCGCCGACCACTCCGACGAGGCGTTCGTCCGGGACAACTACGGCCGCCACGGCGGGGGCGACCCGGCCACCGCCGACGTGGTGGCGACGACCAACAACAGCGCGGCCGAACTCGACGCCGACTTCGACCTCGTGGTCGTGGACGAGGCGACCCAATCGACCGTCCCCTCGACGCTCGTTCCGGCCGTCGAGGGAGACCGTCTGGTCCTCGCGGGCGACCACCGCCAACTCCCGCCGTTCGACGCCCGGACGACTCCCGACGAGGACCGCCACCACTCGCTGTTCGAGCATCTCTACGCCGAGGACGGGGGTGAGCGAACGTCCGGTTCGCGAGACTCGTCGGACCGGCAGTCTAGCGGCGTGTACGGGCATCGACTCGGCACGATGCTAACCACCCAGTACCGAATGCACGAGACCATCGCCCGCTTCCCGGCCGACAGGTTCTACGACGGCGCGCTCCGGAACGGCCGGGACGTGACCCCGATAGACGGCCTCCCGGCGGTCGTCCGCGCGGACGTGTCGGGGTCAGAGCGGACCGACGACTCCCACTCGTACGCCAACCCGGCGGAGGCCGAGGAAGTCGTCTCGATAGTCGAGCGACTGCTCGACGCCGGCGTCCGCCCGGAGAACGTCGGCGTCGTCACGCCCTACGAGGGGCAGGTCCACGAGATTCGGGGGCGACTCGACCGGGAGGTCGAGGTGGACACCATCGACTCCTTCCAGGGCGGCGAGCGCGAGGCTATCGTCGTTTCGTTCGTCCGGAGCAACGACCGCGGCGACGTGGGGTTCCTCGGCCGCGACCCGGACGGTCCGCGACGACTCAACGTCGCGCTGACCCGCGCCGAGCGATTCCTCGCGCTGGTCGGCGACTGGGAGACGCTGCGGGAGTCCGACGGAGAAGACGGGTCGGGTACCGACGGTAGCGAGTCGTCGGGCCTCTACCGGGCGCTGTACGACTACCTCGACGCCGAGGCGGAGACGGACCTCCCGGAGTGA